A portion of the Oncorhynchus nerka isolate Pitt River linkage group LG27, Oner_Uvic_2.0, whole genome shotgun sequence genome contains these proteins:
- the LOC115112258 gene encoding zinc finger protein 821-like isoform X2: MSRRKQNNPFKVNWPFHSTGFAGPLHTINMDGRDDFIEDSECHSNNSQQDSISDSDSDLDNHDSSSNTSADDHMTSTKRTHHRGVKEESEEGADLMSSCVCPLCTLEFSSPEQLITHVYQHTSLMGSSKNYVCPVCGRTLSSPGSLGRHLLIHSEDRLSNCAVCGTRFTDTNNFNREKLREVLNTGSSMECSSGDENCSMSRSLSGSPMGNPGHGLGQGHGPSHNQGHNPGRGTGHIPGHSHGPGYNPGHNQGQGHGPGHNHGQGLGHLPGHPLPSLHHSLLSSPPSFPDTLSPSPGLPLLPDILSPMPVHPAGVLLVCNSCVAYQQLVDAQSPMRKWAMRRKNEPVEARMHRLERERSAKKTKREHESPEERELRRLRDREAKRMQRLQETEEQRTRRLLRDREAMRMKRANETPDKRQARLIREREAKRLKRRLEKIDPSLRGQIEHDPAAMAALTADMSLFQFPCPMPVPSLDNSLFMKLP; this comes from the exons GGCCCTTCCACAGCACCGGCTTTGCAGGCCCCCTTCACACTATTAACATGGATGGCAGGGACGATTTCATTGAGGACAGCGAATGCCACAGCAACAATTCCCAACAGGACAGCATTTCAG ACAGTGATAGCGACCTGGACAACCACGACTCATCCTCCAACACCTCAGCTGACGACCACATGACCTCCACCAAGAGAACACACCACAGGGGAGTTAAAGAA gagagtgaggagggggCCGACCTGATGAGcagctgtgtgtgtcctctgtgcACCCTGGAGTTCAGCAGCCCCGAGCAGCTCATCACACACGTCTACCAG CACACATCGTTGATGGGCAGCAGTAAGAACTacgtgtgtccagtgtgtgggcgCACGCTCAGCTCGCCAGGCTCCCTGGGGCGCCACCTTCTCATCCACTCTGAGGACCGCCTCTCCAACTGTGCTGTGTGTGGGACACGCTTCACCGACACCAACAACTTCAACAG GGAGAAGCTCAGAGAGGTCCTGAACACAGGCAGCAGTATGGAATGCAGCAGCGGAGATGAGAACTGTTCCATGTCCCGGTCTCTCTCCGGCAGCCCCATGGGCAACCCCGGTCATGGCCTGGGACAGGGCCACGGGCCCAGCCACAACCAAGGACACAACCCTGGCCGTGGCACAGGCCACATCCCGGGACACAGCCACGGCCCGGGATACAACCCCGGCCACAACCAAGGACAAGGACATGGCCCAGGACACAACCATGGCCAAGGTCTCGGACACCTCCCAGGCCACCCACTCCCTTCACTGCaccacagcctcctctcttcacccccctCCTTCCCTGACACCCTCAGCCCCTCACCAGGCCTACCCCTGCTGCCAGACATCCTGAGCCCCATGCCTGTGCACCCGGCCGGAGTGCTGCTGGTGTGCAACAGCTGTGTGGCCTACCAGCAGCTGGTGGACGCCCAGTCTCCCATGAGGAAGTGGGCCATGCGCAGGAAGAACGAGCCGGTGGAGGCACGCATGCACCGTCTAGAGCGCGAGCGCTCCGCCAAGAAGACCAAGCGGGAGCACGAGTCACCCGAGGAGCGGGAGCTGCGGAGGCTGCGGGACCGCGAAGCCAAGCGGATGCAGAGGCTGCAGGAGACAGAGGAGCAACGGACACGGAGGCTTCTGCGCGACAGGGAGGCCATGCGGATGAAGAGGGCCAACGAGACGCCAGATAAGAGGCAGGCCAGGCTGATCCGTGAGAGAGAGGCCAAGAGACTGAAACGGCGGCTAGAGAAGATTGACCCCTCCCTGAGAGGTCAGATAGAGCATGACCCAGCTGCCATGGCTGCCCTGACGGCAGACATGAGCCTGTTCCAGTTCCCCTGCCCCATGCCTGTCCCCTCTCTGGACAACAGCCTCTTCATGAAGCTGCCCTAG
- the LOC115112258 gene encoding zinc finger protein 821-like isoform X4, whose amino-acid sequence MPQQQFPTGQHFRAVFASIEDSDSDLDNHDSSSNTSADDHMTSTKRTHHRGVKEESEEGADLMSSCVCPLCTLEFSSPEQLITHVYQHTSLMGSSKNYVCPVCGRTLSSPGSLGRHLLIHSEDRLSNCAVCGTRFTDTNNFNREKLREVLNTGSSMECSSGDENCSMSRSLSGSPMGNPGHGLGQGHGPSHNQGHNPGRGTGHIPGHSHGPGYNPGHNQGQGHGPGHNHGQGLGHLPGHPLPSLHHSLLSSPPSFPDTLSPSPGLPLLPDILSPMPVHPAGVLLVCNSCVAYQQLVDAQSPMRKWAMRRKNEPVEARMHRLERERSAKKTKREHESPEERELRRLRDREAKRMQRLQETEEQRTRRLLRDREAMRMKRANETPDKRQARLIREREAKRLKRRLEKIDPSLRGQIEHDPAAMAALTADMSLFQFPCPMPVPSLDNSLFMKLP is encoded by the exons ATGCCACAGCAACAATTCCCAACAGGACAGCATTTCAG GGCTGTGTTTGCCTCCATAGAAGACAGTGATAGCGACCTGGACAACCACGACTCATCCTCCAACACCTCAGCTGACGACCACATGACCTCCACCAAGAGAACACACCACAGGGGAGTTAAAGAA gagagtgaggagggggCCGACCTGATGAGcagctgtgtgtgtcctctgtgcACCCTGGAGTTCAGCAGCCCCGAGCAGCTCATCACACACGTCTACCAG CACACATCGTTGATGGGCAGCAGTAAGAACTacgtgtgtccagtgtgtgggcgCACGCTCAGCTCGCCAGGCTCCCTGGGGCGCCACCTTCTCATCCACTCTGAGGACCGCCTCTCCAACTGTGCTGTGTGTGGGACACGCTTCACCGACACCAACAACTTCAACAG GGAGAAGCTCAGAGAGGTCCTGAACACAGGCAGCAGTATGGAATGCAGCAGCGGAGATGAGAACTGTTCCATGTCCCGGTCTCTCTCCGGCAGCCCCATGGGCAACCCCGGTCATGGCCTGGGACAGGGCCACGGGCCCAGCCACAACCAAGGACACAACCCTGGCCGTGGCACAGGCCACATCCCGGGACACAGCCACGGCCCGGGATACAACCCCGGCCACAACCAAGGACAAGGACATGGCCCAGGACACAACCATGGCCAAGGTCTCGGACACCTCCCAGGCCACCCACTCCCTTCACTGCaccacagcctcctctcttcacccccctCCTTCCCTGACACCCTCAGCCCCTCACCAGGCCTACCCCTGCTGCCAGACATCCTGAGCCCCATGCCTGTGCACCCGGCCGGAGTGCTGCTGGTGTGCAACAGCTGTGTGGCCTACCAGCAGCTGGTGGACGCCCAGTCTCCCATGAGGAAGTGGGCCATGCGCAGGAAGAACGAGCCGGTGGAGGCACGCATGCACCGTCTAGAGCGCGAGCGCTCCGCCAAGAAGACCAAGCGGGAGCACGAGTCACCCGAGGAGCGGGAGCTGCGGAGGCTGCGGGACCGCGAAGCCAAGCGGATGCAGAGGCTGCAGGAGACAGAGGAGCAACGGACACGGAGGCTTCTGCGCGACAGGGAGGCCATGCGGATGAAGAGGGCCAACGAGACGCCAGATAAGAGGCAGGCCAGGCTGATCCGTGAGAGAGAGGCCAAGAGACTGAAACGGCGGCTAGAGAAGATTGACCCCTCCCTGAGAGGTCAGATAGAGCATGACCCAGCTGCCATGGCTGCCCTGACGGCAGACATGAGCCTGTTCCAGTTCCCCTGCCCCATGCCTGTCCCCTCTCTGGACAACAGCCTCTTCATGAAGCTGCCCTAG
- the LOC115112260 gene encoding LOW QUALITY PROTEIN: ataxin-1-like (The sequence of the model RefSeq protein was modified relative to this genomic sequence to represent the inferred CDS: inserted 2 bases in 1 codon), which yields MKPGHERNQECLPPKKRDLNNSTSSSSATGGAGSGVGXGEEVPSTQSSGVGSDTQGGGTAEEWLHAQPGLHYGVESAEGLQGLPVDQYSMLYRVALPSVSYSQTNLHPVLSHISPAYTVPSSLLQHHPGISYPPLGYAQIPHSSFQFVSPYGAVPYAVPPGFVPSTLISPSVALSQPHLVPYQSVIQEGLVSPPTQTHVSAHAFAKVGSSGGVPLMLTSEQAAQHLGPLPAAELSPRGVPVFYHPQGTRAAPAPRDPYSGEQETDREVNGGEREQAAREMLQDSVYNARNARLLQAASASVALEHSQDRSLKSRRLDERASPGQRSTPDTDLEVQQVVGRLASPVQGVSGGRKEVSFGPLNLSQGSQRGREAHGESTGRTAYAIHPVVYGDPRVTAHQQQAGQPGHAVILANGQTVLVPLDYHQQPPQHYPSRTNDDTSAVTMASPTTYSKASESPARVCLLDRAVVELAAVEQQPISVPVAAALTQALAPTPNPAPSNPSHFMKGAIIQLATGELKRVEDLQTQDFVRSAEVSGGLKIDSSMVVDIRTSQQRPGLVALHFTVGEQQSKVTIDVPPEHPFFVFGQGWSSCSPERTAQLYGLACHHLQVGDVCVSITLQQPPQQQKQPLQQQQQQQQQQQTQARTSTKANSTSGSIGQSMGPPAPQQPRPQPHFRMERVHRERERGDKEEPMQLGGVVQSEMPTRPNRTSTEQTRSQSSYYLPTEGSAHPGAGLGVVSTVSSASQRRWSAPGLQRYMKVEEGARPQLGPSGSSRPSFIPQEVKLSIEGRSNAGK from the exons ATGAAGCCGGGTCACGAGCGCAATCAGGAGTGCCTGCCTCCCAAGAAGAGGGATCTCAACAACAGCACCAGTAGCAGTAGTGCTACTGGTGGGGCAGGAAgtggggtggg gggggaggaagTGCCCTCCACTCAGAGCTCAGGGGTCGGTAGTGACACTCAGGGAGGTGGCACAGCAGAGGAGTGGCTGCATGCTCAGCCTGGTCTACACTATGGAGTAGAGAGTGCTGAGGGCCTCCAAGGGCTGCCTGTTGACCAGTACAGCATGCTCTATAGGGTggctctcccttctgtctcctaCTCCCAGACCAATCTACACCCAGTGTTAAGCCATATCTCTCCAGCTTACACTGTCCCCTCATCTCTCCTACAGCATCATCCAGGTATCTCCTATCCCCCTCTAGGCTATGCCCAGATCCCCCACTCCTCTTTCCAGTTTGTCTCTCCATATGGTGCAGTCCCTTATGCAGTCCCCCCTGGCTTTGTTCCCAGCACCCTGATCTCCCCCTCAGTTGCCCTCTCCCAGCCCCACCTGGTCCCCTACCAGTCAGTCATCCAGGAGGGGTTGGTCTCCCCTCCTACCCAGACCCATGTATCTGCCCATGCCTTTGCCAAAGTGGGGTCGTCCGGAGGGGTCCCGCTGATGCTGACCTCGGAACAGGCTGCCCAGCACCTGGGCCCGCTGCCCGCCGCAGAGCTCAGTCCTCGGGGAGTGCCTGTCTTTTACCACCCTCAGGGCACCAGGGCTGCGCCTGCCCCCAGGGACCCCTACAGCGGGGAGCAGGAGACGGATAGGGAGGtgaatggaggggagagggagcaggCAGCCAGGGAGATGCTCCAGGACTCAGTCTACAATGCCAGGAATGCAAGGCTGCTGCAGGCAGCATCTGCCTCTGTAGCACTGGAGCACTCACAGGACAGAAGCCTGAAGAGCCGCAGGCTGGACGAGAGGGCTTCGCCTGGGCAGCGCAGCACCCCAGACACTGACCTGGAG GTTCAGCAGGTTGTTGGTCGCCTAGCCTCTCCTGTCCAAGGTGTGAGTGGAGGGCGCAAAGAGGTGTCCTTTGGTCCCCTGAACCTATCCCAGGGCtcccagagaggcagagaggctcaTGGGGAGAGTACTGGCCGGACAGCATACGcgatccaccctgtggtgtatgGAGACCCCAGGGTGACGGCCCATCAACAGCAGGCAGGGCAGCCAGGCCACGCGGTCATCTTGGCCAATGGACAGACAGTCCTGGTCCCCTTAGACTATCATCAACAGCCACCCCAGCACTATCCCAGCCGGACCAATGACGACACCTCTGCTGTCACCATGGCCTCCCCCACCACCTACTCTAAAGCCTCTGAGTCTCCAGCCAGAGTGTGCCTCCTAGACAGGGCTGTGGTGGAACTGGCCGCCGTGGAGCAGCAGCCTATTTCTGTTCCAGTCGCGGCAGCCCTCACACAGGCCCTGGCCCCGACGCCCAACCCTGCCCCCTCCAATCCCTCCCATTTCATGAAGGGGGCCATCATCCAGCTGGCCACGGGGGAGCTGAAGCGTGTAGAGGACCTGCAGACTCAGGATTTTGTGCGGAGTGCTGAGGTGAGCGGGGGGCTGAAGATCGACTCCAGCATGGTGGTGGACATCAGGACCAGCCAGCAGAGACCCGGCCTGGTGGCGCTGCACTTCACAGTGGGCGAGCAGCAGAGCAAGGTGACCATCGACGTGCCCCCGGAACACCccttctttgtgtttggccaggGCTGGTCCTCCTGCAGCCCAGAGCGCACGGCCCAGCTCTATGGCCTGGCCTGCCACCACCTGCAGgtaggagatgtgtgtgtgtccatcactCTGCAGCAGCCGCCCCAGCAACAGAAACAGcccctgcagcagcagcagcaacaacaacagcagcagcagacccAAGCCAGGACTTCCACCAAAGCCAACTCCACATCAGGGTCCATCGGCCAGTCCATGGGGCCCCCTGCCCCCCAGCAGCCCAGGCCACAGCCTCACTTCAGGATGGAACGCGtccacagggagagggagaggggggataaAGAGGAGCCCATGCAACTAGGGGGTGTTGTGCAGAGTGAGATGCCCACCAGACCAAATAGGACTTCAACAGAGCAAACTAGGAGCCAGAGCAGTTACTATTTGCCCACGGAGGGTTCTGCTCATCCAGGGGCGGGGTTGGGAGTGGTGTCGACAGTGTCGAGCGCGTCTCAGAGGCGCTGGTCCGCCCCCGGCCTTCAGAGGTACATGAAGGTAGAGGAAGGGGCGCGCCCTCAGCTGGGCCCCTCCGGCTCCTCTCGACCCTCCTTCATCCCACAGGAGGTCAAACTGTCCATCGAGGGGCGCTCTAATGCTGGGAAGTAG
- the LOC115112258 gene encoding zinc finger protein 821-like isoform X1 has translation MSRRKQNNPFKVNWPFHSTGFAGPLHTINMDGRDDFIEDSECHSNNSQQDSISEDSDSDLDNHDSSSNTSADDHMTSTKRTHHRGVKEESEEGADLMSSCVCPLCTLEFSSPEQLITHVYQHTSLMGSSKNYVCPVCGRTLSSPGSLGRHLLIHSEDRLSNCAVCGTRFTDTNNFNREKLREVLNTGSSMECSSGDENCSMSRSLSGSPMGNPGHGLGQGHGPSHNQGHNPGRGTGHIPGHSHGPGYNPGHNQGQGHGPGHNHGQGLGHLPGHPLPSLHHSLLSSPPSFPDTLSPSPGLPLLPDILSPMPVHPAGVLLVCNSCVAYQQLVDAQSPMRKWAMRRKNEPVEARMHRLERERSAKKTKREHESPEERELRRLRDREAKRMQRLQETEEQRTRRLLRDREAMRMKRANETPDKRQARLIREREAKRLKRRLEKIDPSLRGQIEHDPAAMAALTADMSLFQFPCPMPVPSLDNSLFMKLP, from the exons GGCCCTTCCACAGCACCGGCTTTGCAGGCCCCCTTCACACTATTAACATGGATGGCAGGGACGATTTCATTGAGGACAGCGAATGCCACAGCAACAATTCCCAACAGGACAGCATTTCAG AAGACAGTGATAGCGACCTGGACAACCACGACTCATCCTCCAACACCTCAGCTGACGACCACATGACCTCCACCAAGAGAACACACCACAGGGGAGTTAAAGAA gagagtgaggagggggCCGACCTGATGAGcagctgtgtgtgtcctctgtgcACCCTGGAGTTCAGCAGCCCCGAGCAGCTCATCACACACGTCTACCAG CACACATCGTTGATGGGCAGCAGTAAGAACTacgtgtgtccagtgtgtgggcgCACGCTCAGCTCGCCAGGCTCCCTGGGGCGCCACCTTCTCATCCACTCTGAGGACCGCCTCTCCAACTGTGCTGTGTGTGGGACACGCTTCACCGACACCAACAACTTCAACAG GGAGAAGCTCAGAGAGGTCCTGAACACAGGCAGCAGTATGGAATGCAGCAGCGGAGATGAGAACTGTTCCATGTCCCGGTCTCTCTCCGGCAGCCCCATGGGCAACCCCGGTCATGGCCTGGGACAGGGCCACGGGCCCAGCCACAACCAAGGACACAACCCTGGCCGTGGCACAGGCCACATCCCGGGACACAGCCACGGCCCGGGATACAACCCCGGCCACAACCAAGGACAAGGACATGGCCCAGGACACAACCATGGCCAAGGTCTCGGACACCTCCCAGGCCACCCACTCCCTTCACTGCaccacagcctcctctcttcacccccctCCTTCCCTGACACCCTCAGCCCCTCACCAGGCCTACCCCTGCTGCCAGACATCCTGAGCCCCATGCCTGTGCACCCGGCCGGAGTGCTGCTGGTGTGCAACAGCTGTGTGGCCTACCAGCAGCTGGTGGACGCCCAGTCTCCCATGAGGAAGTGGGCCATGCGCAGGAAGAACGAGCCGGTGGAGGCACGCATGCACCGTCTAGAGCGCGAGCGCTCCGCCAAGAAGACCAAGCGGGAGCACGAGTCACCCGAGGAGCGGGAGCTGCGGAGGCTGCGGGACCGCGAAGCCAAGCGGATGCAGAGGCTGCAGGAGACAGAGGAGCAACGGACACGGAGGCTTCTGCGCGACAGGGAGGCCATGCGGATGAAGAGGGCCAACGAGACGCCAGATAAGAGGCAGGCCAGGCTGATCCGTGAGAGAGAGGCCAAGAGACTGAAACGGCGGCTAGAGAAGATTGACCCCTCCCTGAGAGGTCAGATAGAGCATGACCCAGCTGCCATGGCTGCCCTGACGGCAGACATGAGCCTGTTCCAGTTCCCCTGCCCCATGCCTGTCCCCTCTCTGGACAACAGCCTCTTCATGAAGCTGCCCTAG
- the LOC115112258 gene encoding zinc finger protein 821-like isoform X3, producing MDGRDDFIEDSECHSNNSQQDSISEDSDSDLDNHDSSSNTSADDHMTSTKRTHHRGVKEESEEGADLMSSCVCPLCTLEFSSPEQLITHVYQHTSLMGSSKNYVCPVCGRTLSSPGSLGRHLLIHSEDRLSNCAVCGTRFTDTNNFNREKLREVLNTGSSMECSSGDENCSMSRSLSGSPMGNPGHGLGQGHGPSHNQGHNPGRGTGHIPGHSHGPGYNPGHNQGQGHGPGHNHGQGLGHLPGHPLPSLHHSLLSSPPSFPDTLSPSPGLPLLPDILSPMPVHPAGVLLVCNSCVAYQQLVDAQSPMRKWAMRRKNEPVEARMHRLERERSAKKTKREHESPEERELRRLRDREAKRMQRLQETEEQRTRRLLRDREAMRMKRANETPDKRQARLIREREAKRLKRRLEKIDPSLRGQIEHDPAAMAALTADMSLFQFPCPMPVPSLDNSLFMKLP from the exons ATGGATGGCAGGGACGATTTCATTGAGGACAGCGAATGCCACAGCAACAATTCCCAACAGGACAGCATTTCAG AAGACAGTGATAGCGACCTGGACAACCACGACTCATCCTCCAACACCTCAGCTGACGACCACATGACCTCCACCAAGAGAACACACCACAGGGGAGTTAAAGAA gagagtgaggagggggCCGACCTGATGAGcagctgtgtgtgtcctctgtgcACCCTGGAGTTCAGCAGCCCCGAGCAGCTCATCACACACGTCTACCAG CACACATCGTTGATGGGCAGCAGTAAGAACTacgtgtgtccagtgtgtgggcgCACGCTCAGCTCGCCAGGCTCCCTGGGGCGCCACCTTCTCATCCACTCTGAGGACCGCCTCTCCAACTGTGCTGTGTGTGGGACACGCTTCACCGACACCAACAACTTCAACAG GGAGAAGCTCAGAGAGGTCCTGAACACAGGCAGCAGTATGGAATGCAGCAGCGGAGATGAGAACTGTTCCATGTCCCGGTCTCTCTCCGGCAGCCCCATGGGCAACCCCGGTCATGGCCTGGGACAGGGCCACGGGCCCAGCCACAACCAAGGACACAACCCTGGCCGTGGCACAGGCCACATCCCGGGACACAGCCACGGCCCGGGATACAACCCCGGCCACAACCAAGGACAAGGACATGGCCCAGGACACAACCATGGCCAAGGTCTCGGACACCTCCCAGGCCACCCACTCCCTTCACTGCaccacagcctcctctcttcacccccctCCTTCCCTGACACCCTCAGCCCCTCACCAGGCCTACCCCTGCTGCCAGACATCCTGAGCCCCATGCCTGTGCACCCGGCCGGAGTGCTGCTGGTGTGCAACAGCTGTGTGGCCTACCAGCAGCTGGTGGACGCCCAGTCTCCCATGAGGAAGTGGGCCATGCGCAGGAAGAACGAGCCGGTGGAGGCACGCATGCACCGTCTAGAGCGCGAGCGCTCCGCCAAGAAGACCAAGCGGGAGCACGAGTCACCCGAGGAGCGGGAGCTGCGGAGGCTGCGGGACCGCGAAGCCAAGCGGATGCAGAGGCTGCAGGAGACAGAGGAGCAACGGACACGGAGGCTTCTGCGCGACAGGGAGGCCATGCGGATGAAGAGGGCCAACGAGACGCCAGATAAGAGGCAGGCCAGGCTGATCCGTGAGAGAGAGGCCAAGAGACTGAAACGGCGGCTAGAGAAGATTGACCCCTCCCTGAGAGGTCAGATAGAGCATGACCCAGCTGCCATGGCTGCCCTGACGGCAGACATGAGCCTGTTCCAGTTCCCCTGCCCCATGCCTGTCCCCTCTCTGGACAACAGCCTCTTCATGAAGCTGCCCTAG